The Phalacrocorax aristotelis chromosome 2, bGulAri2.1, whole genome shotgun sequence region GCCGGCACCGGCACCCgctcccccgccgcctccccgggcCCGCAGCGCAACTCCTACCCCGCCGGGCCGAGGCCCGTGTCCCCGCGGAGCCGGGGGCAGCCGggagcagccgccgccgccgcccggtaCTCACCGCCTCGTCGGTTATTCTGCTGCTCTCCCGGGACACCGTGGCCCTGGCGGAGGCCGAGGCGGCCCCGGATCGCGTCCAGACGCGGCGGCCGCTGAGCGAGGGGGGCTCCAGGGAGAGGAACTCGGAGCTGGAGTCCATGACGTCGaagcgggagcggcggcggctgcgggaAGCGGCCGGCCCAGCCGGGCGGGCAGCGCTGCTCCGTAGGACCACCATGGCCGCGcgcgccggccccgcgcccgctcccgccgctccAGCCCGCGCGCCGCCGGGGCGCCGCCTCACGCCGGATTCCTCCGCCTCACcgccttcctgcctgcctcccttccccccgccGCGAGGGCCGCGGCGGCTCCTGCCGATCCCGCCGCCCGCCCTCTCGGAGGCCGATGGCGCGCGCTCCGCCCCCTCTCCCCGCGGCTAATTTTCCCTCCGGCAGCTAGTCCCGGCCCAGACGGCGGAAGAACACGCTGCGCGCTTCGACATTTCGATATTTTTGGCGCGTAAAAGTTAGAGTAGGTTGTTTTACCGGCGCGGGATTGGCTGGGCAGCGTGCGCTACGCCCGCCCCTCCTCCGCTTCCCGCCGGTAGAGGGCGGGGCCGCCGCTTAAAGAGGCCGCTCTCCCGTGCGGCTGcggtgtggtggtggtgtggtgtTTCTTGTCTTCCCATACCCCGCCTTAGCGGTCCCGAGTTGAGAAGGGCCCCGCTTCCCCCCCCTCGGCGGAGCCCGGCAAGCGCCTGAAGGTGAGCCGGGATGGCGGCCGCGTTTCCTCGGGGAAGGCGTAGCCGGTGGCTCCCGCCGCGCCCAGCACTTCCTGCGCCGCCctcgccgcccccccccccccccccccgccgagGGCGGCCATGGCGCGGCCGGCGGCTGCCTACGAGGCGGCGGTGCCAGCCCGCCCCGCCTGCGCCTACACCAGCTGCTACTGGTAAcggccgccggggccgggccgggccggggcggggggcaggcgGGAGTCCTGTCAGGCCGGTGTCCCGTCCCGCTCCCGCCGCGGGGCGCTGAGGCAGCGAGAGTCCCCTGTCGTGTCAGGCTGAACCCGGGAGGGAGGCTGATTTTAGCTAGGTGTGTCACCTGGAGAGCCCCAAATGGAGTCCGTGCTCGGTGGCTTCCAGCAGGCATCGCCTCTCGGCTAGCTTCTGCTCACTAGAAATGGAGGGGGGGGGCAATAATCAACTCTTGTGTTTTACAGCGAAGAAAACGTTTGGAAACTTTGTGACTACATCAGGAGTCGAGATCAGTACCCTTTAGAAGAATTTTATGCTGTTTTCATATCCAATGATAGGAGGATGGTGAGTCGATGAGGTGTGATCTGAATGCAGCTATGGAGTGATTCAGGCCTTTAGTCTGCAGCCTAGCCTGTGAGACGTGGTCTAGAACCCTCTTGTCGCTCATTTTGGCTCAGAGGCATACAAACCATACCATGTAAGATCTTTTAGTTATCTGATGTGTTCAAGACCATGGGAAGAGGCATGAACGTGtttgtgttcaaaaaacatgtagatgtggcacttcgagccatggtggtgttgggttgacggttggacttgaagATCttagggtcttttccaaccttaatgattctatgatgtctctgtgAGCTGTGGGAGAATTCTTCTCTGTCATCTGTCAGTTTAGGAGAACAATTATATTACGTGGTCCAGAATAGCATCTCCGACTTCATGCTCCTGAAAGATAGAAACTAGAGAAAATTTTCTGACTGCAGCGCAAATGTAAGCTGAGGAAGTGGATAGGTTAGCAAAGAACTAACAAATTAACCTGAAATCTGTATTAATCTGAACAGTTTTACTAACTCCAGATTTACTCACTTATAACTTTCAGATTCCACTCTGGAAGCAGAAATCGGGACATGGAGATGAGCCTGTTGTCTGGGTAAGGCATTCTGTTCTCTCTCAGCAATTTCGAGTGCGTGCTTCTCTAGCTGATATCTGTGGCATCAGTCAGGGGCAGTGTCAGCCATCCTTACTGTAACAAACTGttccatctgaacatcaggaaatgcttttttactGTGATGGTAACTGGgcgctggagcaggttgcccacagaggttgtggagtctccatccttcaAGATATTTggaagctgtctggacatggtccctGTCAGCTGGCTCTGGATGTCCTTGCTTGAGCAGAGGCGGTTGGACCAAATTATCTCCAAAGGTCCCTtgcaacctcagccattctatagttttgtattaatatttattattattttacaacaGATTTATAGAGCCTGAATCTGGTGCTCCTTTTTACCATTCATAGTAAATTAACAGCGATATAGCCAGCAAAATCTACAGGGGACAAACCTTAACATTGGTAACCATACATTACAGATTTGTGAAGATTGTTATCTGGATATTGTTGAGGCTACAAGCCTTGTAGAATTTGAAGTAGATGTCTGTACTTGTAAGAAGTAGCTGTGTGAAAATATCAATATAGGCCTGAcacatgacagaaaaatataaacattatATGTATTCAGGTGTCCACCATCAAACTGACCTGTAAATGGTTTTGTAATGTAAATGGCTTTGGAATGACATTTCATCACTGAATGTAATTCAGCAATTGCCACTACAGAATTCCTTTCAAATATGTACCATTAGAGTTCTTTCTGTTATCTGGCACAGATAAAACTCTTTCTTGTGgcaatttctgtttctgaaattcTGCAAAATAATCTGTAAACTTCTGAAGTTCTATGACTTCTGAATCACTCATTCTCTCCCAAAATATTGGTATATATGTAGTAGAAAAAAGGTTTAGTTTAAGAAGAGATCCAAGTGTCATGAAGGTGATCTAAGAAGGAATAGGAGAGTCGGGGAAGGCCACCACAGAATGTGGATTTCTGATGAAAACTCATGGATCAAAAGGTATTTTAACTTTGCTGTTTCAGTGGATAATAGGATATGTAAAGCTTGtagttaatttttcttatattctgTAATGGATTCTTCTAAATACTGTTACATACAGTTGTATGTTTATTTTGGTCTCGCAAAATAGCTTGCCTAAGACCTTCTTCATTCCAATCCCTTTGTGGTTAGGATTgtttaatattgaaataaagTGTGAAAAGACAGTGCTTCAAACTTTTTGTGAGTGGATTTAATGTAAGCTTCAGTAAGCTGTTAACAGATGCCTTCAgtttaattttggaaaacagcACTGTACGTACCTGATACCTAACACAAGTAACTCCAATGTCTCCAAATCTCCACCAGACCTGTGTTTCTTACAAGTTAAGGAATAAAACTGCACCTCGGAACCTAAGCATCAAGACAAAATAGTTACCTTGAAAAAGCGTGATATAGTACCCataggcatttttttcccagcttcaaGAGCTACTACAGGAATTTGTCTTACTCCTGCATTCCTTTTGATCTGCACCTCTTGCTCCTTTTATAGTTACATGCTgtgttttcagctgcttctggcaGCTAAACACTCGACACTCAAATTCACAGACCGTGTTACTGCAACAGATAAAATATCTCTTGTTAGAAGACATCACTAGATAATTTTAATGTTAAGCTTTCATCATATCTTGTTGTAAGCTTTTATTTAGTTAGGACTGGGTTTAGGACAAAAATGCTTATGCTGCTTGACTTTTGTGTGGGACATGAAAGAGGTTTACTGTTTTCTTAGAAGTAGCATACACTTTAGTTTAGCTGTCCAGGCTTAAATCAAAGGAGGCTGCAAAGGAATGGGGAGAATGCCAAGGTTTCTTGAAAGGCATGATGGGTGAGACAGGCGTTAGGAAATCTCTTGTCTGGTGCCAGAAATGTTACAGGCTTAACACTTCAAGGGCAGAAAGAAGGATTTAAAGAATGGATCTGTAGCTTCTGCTTTCAAGAAGCACTTTTTTCTTCACTCCCTTTGCCAGTTTCTCATTAACAGCTGTTTAACTAATGGTAATTACCCTTCTTCCCAGGACTACCATGTTATTTTACTTCATGTTTCCAGCGGGGAGCAGAACTTCATTTATGATCTTGACACAGTGTTGCCGTTCCCATGTCCTTTTGACGTGTACAGTGTGGAGGCCTTTAGGTTGGATGACAGCCTTCATCCAGAATTTCACAGGTGATGCCATAAAATAAAGGCCATGAATGTTATTTCATGAAATAAAGGCTGAATTTCTCTTTGTAGATGCATAGTGACAGACCTTCTTTGCTATACGCcagtaaaataaatgcactgtgttattttttaaagctctttacTCTAGTCATCAAAAGCCCTTTCCTACTGTAGTGTCTTGTTAGCTAGTTAGCTGCGTGGCACAATGCTGCTGATTTAtgtatttaatgaaattaatgcTTCTTGATGGGAGGAAAAGGGATCTTGTTCTGAGCGACTAATGCAATGTTGTATACATGCATCTTTTGATACAAGTTTGCGTTATTATTTAGGAAAATCAGAATGGTTCGAGCAGATTTGTACTTGAAGACGTTTGCTTCAGACAGATCTCATATGAAAGATGCAAATGGGAAATGGCAGAAACCTCCTCCTTCGTACCCTTGCATTGAAACAGCAGGTAAGCTGCCAgagctccttttccctgcttatAGTGCTGAATGATGTAGTCCAAGACGtgcacaaaaaataaatatgcttcCATAATGTGTCTGGAAGCACTTCCAGccagctgttgtggtttaaccctgtccagcaactcagccccacccgCTGCCTGCTCactccccctggtgggatggaggagagaatcggaagggtaaaagtgagaaaacttgtgggctgagataaagacagtttaatagggaaagcaaaagccacatgagcaagcaaagcaaaataaggaattcattcactcctcatcagcaggcaggtgttcagccatctccaggaaagcagggctccatcacacataacggtAACTCGGGAAGGCgaacaccatcactccaaatgtctccCCATTCTTTTTtgttcccccagctttatatgctgaaatATGACATcctat contains the following coding sequences:
- the NTAQ1 gene encoding protein N-terminal glutamine amidohydrolase isoform X1 — translated: MARPAAAYEAAVPARPACAYTSCYCEENVWKLCDYIRSRDQYPLEEFYAVFISNDRRMIPLWKQKSGHGDEPVVWDYHVILLHVSSGEQNFIYDLDTVLPFPCPFDVYSVEAFRLDDSLHPEFHRKIRMVRADLYLKTFASDRSHMKDANGKWQKPPPSYPCIETADSKMNLDDFISMNPKVGWGSVFPLPDFVHRFGRQSDYSYSLEGQ
- the NTAQ1 gene encoding protein N-terminal glutamine amidohydrolase isoform X2, whose amino-acid sequence is MIPLWKQKSGHGDEPVVWDYHVILLHVSSGEQNFIYDLDTVLPFPCPFDVYSVEAFRLDDSLHPEFHRKIRMVRADLYLKTFASDRSHMKDANGKWQKPPPSYPCIETADSKMNLDDFISMNPKVGWGSVFPLPDFVHRFGRQSDYSYSLEGQ